A region of Colletotrichum higginsianum IMI 349063 chromosome 10, whole genome shotgun sequence DNA encodes the following proteins:
- a CDS encoding Calcium-transporting ATPase — translation MDSAPAPQDGPAPQRRNRAPTITIDPSATGVDNTSTAPVMAQNPQDDLPNSPTPLADEEVSPTTVPEGTGAPWSGPLEKPAKPKLRADTSFDAKDSSRPLSPHNISSPVATLRGNDRAFLAVPSNLRSRQNSIDSDDMSSQGETIAVLSQSTEKTTKLSPMSNDKIMNDETALRPDKGSEGDFNVENNPFAFTPGQLNKMFNPKSLAAYYALGGLAGIEKGLRSDRKAGLSLDEVHLDGRVSFGEVTGHTSSSGDFKESETPATPARQNTGHHNKHGDSGFSDRKRVFRDNRIPEKKGKTLLQLMWITYQDKVLMLLTAAAVVSLAIGIYQTVGLPHAPDEPKVEWVEGVAIVVAIAIVVIVGSLNDYSKERQFAKLNKRKKDRNVKVVRSGKTIELSVHELLAGDVIHLEPGDLIPVDGILIEGFNVKCDESQATGESDIIKKRNGEEVFNAIQNGDDPKKLDPFIQSGARIMEGVGTFMVTSTGIHSSFGKTLMALDEDPEVTPLQSKLNTIAEYIAKLGGAAGLLLFIVLFIEFLVRLPKQPASVTPAQKGQDFINIVITVVTIIVVAVPEGLPLAVTLALSFATRRMLKDQNLVRHLKACEVMGNANTICSDKTGTLTQNKMQVVAGTIGTTHRFGGQRPSNLSGEVDATLDGSDDISIAEFAKMLSAPVKDILVKSISINSTAFEGDVDGEKTYVGSKTETALLLLARDYLGMRPVAEERENAKILQLIPFDSGRKCMGVVVQLPDGRARVYVKGASEIVLGKCTQIFRDPSQDAALAQMTEPNFQTITTLINTYASRSLRTIGLAYRDFEQWPPRNARRVDGGENVDFDFMFQSMAFVGMVGIQDPLREGVPEAVRLCQKAGVMVRMVTGDNKLTAEAIARECGILQPNGIVMEGPEFRNLTRSEQEAIIPRLCVLARSSPEDKRILVKRLKAKGDIVAVTGDGTNDAPALKTADVGFSMGIAGTEVAKEASSIILMDDNFNSIVKALKWGRAVNDAVKRFLQFQLTVNITAVILTFVTAVSSTSVLTAVQLLWVNLIMDTLAALALATDPPQDSVLDRKPERRNSSIITTTMWKMILGQAVYQLAITFMLFYGKEAIVPGPEHIPDEQIATLVFNTFVWMQIFNQWNNRRLDNNFNIFEGLTKNYFFIAISAIMIGGQVLIVFVGGAAFQIASEGQTGTQWAMAVILGLISIPVGVIVRLIPDALIERLVPDYLKRRAKDTVPGLTVSDEEQFEMYPAPLSDVRDELAFIKRMKGGRLNNLKFAVQHPRETFARTRSPSHSRSNSVTSPSTPTREDSFGSIAATPDSRKRSRSSRSRSNSALGAPTVMAGIVAAGIAANWSPADRRRRDSEDSDSHARRGVSRENSIREEPREERTGEKTARE, via the exons ATGGATTCCGCTCCCGCCCCTCAGGATGGCCCTGCACCACAACGGAGAAATCGAGC CCCAACGATCACCATAGACCCGTCTGCCACCGGTGTTGACAACACGAGCACCGCACCAGTCATGGCACAGAATCCCCAGGATGACCTCCCCAACTCGCCCACTCCTCTCGCAGATGAAGAAGTCAGCCCGACGACAGTACCCGAAGGCACCGGTGCTCCTTGGTCAGGACCACTGGAGAAGCCCGCAAAGCCGAAGCTTCGAGCCGATACGTCTTTCGACGCCAAGGACAGCAGCAGACCTCTGAGCCCGCATAATATATCGAGTCCAGTTGCCACCTTGAGGGGAAACGACCgcgccttcttggccgtacCCAGCAATTTGCGCTCAAGACAGAACTCTATCGACTCTGACGACATGTCTTCCCAGGGTGAGACTATCGCCGTTCTGAGCCAGTCGACCGAAAAGACCACGAAGCTCAGTCCCATGTCCAACGACAAGATTATGAACGACGAGACCGCCCTCCGACCCGACAAGGGGAGCGAGGGTGATTTTAATGTGGAAAACAACCCCTTCGCCTTTACCCCTGGTCAGCTCAACAAGATGTTCAACCCCAAAAGTCTTGCTGCGTATTATGCGCTTGGGGGCCTGGCAGGTATCGAAAAGGGCCTCCGAAGTGATCGCAAGGCTGGCTTGAGTTTGGACGAGGTACATCTCGACGGGCGAGTCTCCTTCGGCGAGGTGACAGGCCACACTAGTTCCTCTGGCGATTTCAAGGAGAGCGAAACACCGGCAACCCCTGCGAGGCAGAACACCGGCCATCACAACAAGCACGGCGACAGCGGCTTCTCCGACCGGAAGCGCGTTTTCAGGGATAACCGAATCCctgagaagaagggcaagacTCTTCTTCAACTGATGTGGATCACCTATCAAGACAAAGTTCTCATGCTCTTGACCGCTGCCGCGGTTGTTTCACTTGCCATTGGCATCTATCAAACGGTGGGTTTGCCGCACGCGCCGGACGAGCCAAAGGTCGAGTGGGTTGAGGGTGTTGCTATCgttgtcgccatcgccatcgtcgtcatcgtggGATCCCTCAATGATTACAGCAAGGAAAGGCAATTCGCCAAGCTAAacaagaggaagaaagacCGCAATGTCAAGGTTGTCCGCTCGGGTAAGACGATTGAACTTTCCGTTCATGAACTTTTGGCTGGAGACGTCATTCATCTCGAACCGGGCGACCTCATCCCCGTCGACGGAATTCTCATTGAGGGCTTCAACGTCAAGTGTGACGAGTCCCAGGCTACCGGAGAGTCGGATATCATTAAGAAACGGAATGGTGAAGAGGTCTTCAATGCCATCCAGAACGGCGACGATCCCAAGAAGTTAGACCCCTTTATCCAGTCCGGTGCTAGAATCATGGAGGGCGTCGGTACTTTCATGGTCACCTCAACAGGCATTCACTCTTCGTTCGGAAAGACTCTCATGGCGCTGGACGAGGACCCCGAGGTTACCCCGCTGCAGTCAAAGCTTAACACTATTGCCGAATATATCGCCAAACTCGGAGGTGCTGCTGGCCTGCTGCTCTTCATCGTCCTGTTCATCGAATTCCTGGTTAGACTTCCGAAGCAGCCGGCCTCCGTCACTCCAGCCCAAAAAGGCCAGGACTTCATCAACATCGTTATCACCGTTGTCACCATCATCGTTGTGGCTGTGCCGGAGGGGCTTCCTCTTGCCGTTACACTGGCTCTGTCGTTTGCCACGAGACGCATGTTGAAGGACCAGAACCTTGTCAGACACCTGAAGGCATGCGAGGTCATGGgcaacgccaacaccatctgTTCGGACAAGACTGGAACCCTGACTCAGAACAAGATGCAGGTCGTTGCTGGCACAATCGGCACCACGCACCGTTTCGGCGGGCAGCGGCCTTCTAACCTGAGCGGTGAGGTCGACGCCACTCTGGATGGCTCTGATGACATTTCAATCGCCGAGTTCGCCAAGATGCTCAGCGCGCCGGTTAAGGATATTCTCGTCAAGTCCATTTCGATCAACTCGACGGCGTTCGAGGGCGATGTTGACGGCGAGAAGACATATGTCGGATCGAAGACCGAGACAGCCTTGCTTCTCCTAGCCCGTGACTACCTCGGTATGcgccccgtcgccgaggaaCGCGAGAACGCCAAGATCCTTCAACTTATCCCATTCGACTCTGGCCGCAAATGCATGGGCGTGGTTGTCCAGCTTCCGGACGGACGCGCAAGAGTCTATGTCAAGGGTGCCTCTGAGATTGTTCTTGGAAAGTGTACCCAGATCTTCCGTGACCCCTCACAGGATGCTGCGCTCGCGCAGATGACGGAGCCAAACTTTCAAACGATCACCACCCTCATCAACACCTACGCTTCTAGATCGCTTCGGACTATTGGGCTTGCCTACAGAGACTTTGAGCAGTGGCCCCCTCGCAATGCCCGCCGTGTCGACGGGGGCGAGAACGTCGACTTCGACTTCATGTTCCAATCCATGGCTTTTGTCGGGATGGTGGGAATCCAAGACCCCTTGCGTGAGGGGGTTCCCGAAGCCGTCAGGCTTTGCCAAAAAGCGGGTGTTATGGTTCGCATGGTTACTGGGGACAACAAGCTcaccgccgaggccatcgccagaGAGTGCGGGATTCTGCAGCCCAACGGTATCGTCATGGAAGGCCCCGAATTTCGCAATTTGACCAGGTCTGAGCAAGAGGCTATCATCCCAAGACTCTGCGTTCTTGCTCGCTCCAGCCCTGAGGACAAGCGCATTTTGGTCAAGCGTctcaaggccaagggggACATTGTTGCCGTGACCGGTGATGGAACTAACGATGCTCCTGCcctcaagacggccgacgtTGGCTTCTCCATGGGTATTGCCGGTACCGAAGTTGCCAAGGAAGCATCGTCGATCATCCTCATGGACGACAATTTCAACTCTATTGTCAAGGCCTTGAAATGGGGGCGTgccgtcaacgacgccgtcaaACGGTTCCTTCAATTCCAGCTTACAGTCAACATCACTGCCGTCATTCTCACGTTTGTTACTGCGGTTAGCAGCACTTCGGTCTTGACTGCTGTGCAGCTACTTTGGGTCAACCTGATCATGGACACGCTTgctgccctcgccctcgccacgGATCCCCCTCAAGATAGCGTGCTCGACAGGAAGCCCGAGAGACGTAATTCGTCAATCATTACGACGACCATGTGGAAGATGATTCTCGGACAGGCCGTCTACCAACTTGCGATTACGTTTATGCTTTTCTATGGAAAGGAAGCTATTGTCCCCGGTCCCGAGCACATCCCTGATGAGCAGATCGCCACGCTGGTCTTCAACACCTTCGTGTGGATGCAGATCTTCAACCAGTGGAA CAACCGTCGCTTGGACAATAACTTTAACATTTTTGAGGGACTCACGAAGAACTACTTCTTCATCGCAATCAGCGCTATCATGATTGGTGGGCAGGTCCTCATCGTATTCGTCGGTGGCGCTGCTTTTCAGATCGCCTCCGAGGGCCAGACCGGCACGCAATGGGCCATGGCCGTCATTCTGGGCCTGATTTCAATTCCGGTCGGTGTGATTGTCCGTCTCATTCCTGACGCTCTCATCGAGCGTCTTGTCCCTGACTACCTCAAACGCCGTGCCAAGGACACCGTCCCTGGTCTCACGGTgtcggacgaggagcagTTTGAGATGTACCCGGCGCCACTTTCGGACGTCCGTGATGAACTGGCGTTTATTAAGCGTATGAAGGGAGGCCGCCTGAATAACCTCAAGTTTGCGGTACAGCACCCCCGGGAAACATTCGCTCGCACGCGCAGCCCGTCACACTCGCGCAGCAACTCAGTCACGTCTCCATCAACACCCACACGGGAGGATAGCTTCGGCTCGATCGCCGCGACTCCTGACTCTCGCAAGCGCTCCCGCAGCTCGCGCAGTCGGTCCAACTCGGCACTCGGCGCCCCAACTGTCATGGCGGGCATTGTGGCTGCCGGTATCGCGGCCAATTGGTCGCCGGCGGATCGCAGACGTCGGGATAGCGAAGACTCTGACAGCCACGCTAGGAGAGGGGTTTCCCGAGAAAACTCGATACGCGAAGAACCGCGTGAGGAACGCACAggcgagaagacggcgcggGAATAA
- a CDS encoding Clathrin-coated vesicle protein translates to MFSSALKSISSTNITANYSISSTQTSSAGPWKIYDCKKKSTGKPYSVFVFDKKALDGHGSSLGRSSASAFKRATEEVIERLKKEASSLAKLRHPSVLELVEPVEETRGGGLQFVTEAVTGSLAALLQEKDDQERSGGVGGRSSRYVTEDSDGVRRRRELEIDELEIQKGLLQISKALEFLHENAGLVHGNLTPDAIIVNAKSDWKISGLAFCGPSEGSNKPTSFQPISLSEVLNPDPRLPRFVQLDLDYTSPDFVIDNNFTNFADMFSLGLLAVALYNSPHRSPIESHGSLSTYKRTFSSSSTVPSASNGFLSSRPLPKELVQHVLPRLITRRPAQRLTAREFQESEYFNNVLVSTIRFLDSFPAKTPNEKAQFMRGLVKVMPSFPKTVMEKKLLPALLEEMKDKDLIALILQNVFTIIDLLPSARRVFADKVRPALKATFAPPPKKDQPPERDPTKDAGLMVVLEHMSTICNNCNGKEFADDILPVVYAAIEAPTPAVVDAALRGLPSILPVLDFSTIKNELFPVIAAVFSKTSSLAIKVRGCQAFVVLCGGTPDGQDDGLDAFGVTKKKSSSSSSMLDKYTMQEKIIPLIKAIKTKEPAVMMAAHGVLRVVGEAADAEFVAIDILPILWQMSLGPLLNLKQFQNFMDLIKKLSKRVEDEQTRKLQELSGTNGGTAAHNEDFMAFGGVSGTAFDTNGGAEDDFESLVKGKTTRTSTSDAFSSWEEAPAAARVASPAPGSRSATPAFAWSTPPPTQTAPPASKPQPSFRTVTPDLASFQTMSPTSTQFSKPLQPTTQAWIQPAQSSSTVNWSTAPAPAATSNPWSSSSASTPAFSPVNSMSPPPSSAFGGMSTPMSNVSLGGQRPGMSQSSSFSLPPPPSNRSMGLAGSSGFSLPPPPSHTPPVQSGMSAFNKPATNSGIGMMGQQSMSSMSSMGSRPGMSMGNMGMASGGSMNSMMNSNLGSISTAGPQQQQQQKPQQKSGLDKYESLI, encoded by the exons ATGTTCTCCTCGGCGCTCAAGTCGATTTCCTCGACGAACATCACCGCCAATTActccatctcctcgaccCAGACCTCGTCTGCCGGTCCCTGGAAGATTTACGACTGCAAGAAGAAGTCGACGGGGAAGCCTTACagcgtcttcgtcttcgatAAGAAGGCtctcgacggccatggcAGCAGTCTCGGCCGGTCGAGCGCATCCGCCTTCAAGCGTGCGACCGAGGAAGTCATCGAGCGcctgaagaaggaggctTCGAGCCTGGCGAAACTCAGACACCCGAGCGtcctcgagcttgtcgaACCCGTGGAGGAGACAAGGGGCGGCGGGTTGCAGTTCgtcaccgaggccgtcacgGGCTCGCTGGCGGCCCTGCTGCAGGAGAAGGATGACCAAGAACGAAGTGGTGGGGTCGGCGGGCGGTCGAGCCGCTATGTCACCGAGGACTCGGACGGcgtgcgccgccgccgcgagttGGAGattgacgagctcgagatCCAGAAGGGCCTGCTGCAGATCAGCAAAGCGCTCGAGTTCCTGCATGAGAATGCCGGTCTGGTTCATGGAAACCTCACGCCGGATGCAATCATTGTGAATGCCAAG TCGGACTGGAAAATCAGCGGCCTGGCCTTTTGCGGTCCCTCAGAGGGTTCCAACAAGCCAACCTCATTCCAACCCATCAGCTTGTCAGAGGTACTCAACCCAGACCCACGGTTGCCTCGTTTTGTACAGCTGGACCTCGACTACACCTCGCCCGACTTTGTCATTGACAACAACTTTACCAATTTCGCCGATATGTTCTCGCTGGGTCTTTTGGCAGTTGCTCTCTACAACTCACCCCACCGCTCGCCCATAGAGTCACATGGTAGCTTGTCAACTTATAAGCGGAcgttctcttcttcatcgacggttccgtcggcgtcgaacGGGTTCTTATCATCACGGCCTTTACCCAAGGAGCTGGTTCAACACGTCCTGCCGCGGCTTATCACCCGCCGACCAGCGCAACGTCTAACGGCTAGAGAGTTCCAAGAGAGCGAATATTTCAACAACGTGCTTGTCTCGACCATTCGCTTCCTCGATTCTTTTCCGGCAAAAACACCAAACGAGAAAGCTCAGTTTATGCGTGGCCTGGTCAAGGTTATGCCTTCGTTTCCCAAGACAGTCATGGAGAAGAAACTGTTGCCAGCATTGCTTGAAGAAATGAAAGACAAGGACCTCATAGCACTGATTCTTCAGAACGTTTTCACCATCATCGACTTGCTGCCGTCTGCGAGACGTGTTTTCGCTGACAAAGTAAGGCCGGCGTTAAAAGCAACCTTTGCTCCGCCCCCTAAGAAGGACCAGCCTCCAGAGAGGGACCCTACCAAAGACGCCGGTCTGATGGTGGTGCTCGAACACATGTCAACCATTTGCAACAACTGCAACGGCAAGGAATTTGCAGATG ACATCTTGCCCGTTGTTTACGCGGCGATCGAGGCGCCAACCCCAGCTGTGGTCGATGCAGCTCTGAGGGGCCTGCCATCCATTTTACCAGTCCTCGACTTTAGCACTATCAAGAACGAGCTCTTCCCCGTGATTGCGGCTGTGTTCAGCAAAACCAGCAGTCTCGCCATCAAAGTGCGAGGTTGCCAAGCCTTTGTCGTTCTATGCGGCGGGACACCAGATGGCCAAGACGATGGGCTCGATGCCTTCGGTGTCACAAAGAAGAAatcttcgtcatcttcgAGCATGCTAGACAAGTACACAATGCAGGAAAAGATCATCCCGCTGATTAAGGCTATCAAGACCAAAGAGCCTGCTGTCATGATGGCAGCTCATGGTGTTCTGCGGGTAGTTGGCGAAGCCGCTGACGCCGAATTTGTCGCGATTGACATACTCCCCATCCTTTGGCAAATGAGTCTTGGACCTTTGCTCAACCTGAAGCAGTTTCAGAACTTCATGGACCTAATCAAAAAGTTGTCCAAGAGAGTAGAAGACGAGCAGACCAGAAAGTTGCAAGAGCTTTCTGGTACCAACGGCGGTACAGCCGCGCACAACGAAGACTTCATGGCTTTCGGTGGCGTCAGCGGAACCGCGTTTGATACCAACGGAGGTGCCGAGGACGACTTCGAAAGTCTCGTCAAAGGCAAGACAACGCGGACGTCAACTTCAGACGCCTTCTCAAGCTGGGAAGAGGCACCCGCCGCAGCAAGGGTTGCCTCACCTGCGCCCGGAAGTAGGTCTGCAACTCCGGCCTTTGCGTGGTCAACTCCACCCCCGACACAGACCGCACCTCCAGCATCCAAACCTCAGCCTAGTTTTCGTACAGTAACGCCCGATCTGGCCTCATTTCAAACAATGAGTCCAACGTCGACTCAGTTCTCCAAGCCTTTGCAACCCACCACACAAGCCTGGATTCAGCCAGCGCAGTCAAGTTCAACAGTCAACTGGTCcacggccccggccccggcggctACTTCCAATCCATggtcgtcatcatcggcgtcgacgccggcctttTCGCCCGTTAATTCCATGTCGCCACCCCCGAGCTCCGCTTTTGGTGGCATGAGTACGCCCATGTCCAACGTGTCGCTTGGCGGGCAACGGCCAGGCATGTCACAGTCATCGTCGTTCTCGTTGCCACCACCGCCTTCCAACCGCTCAATGGGCTTAGCCGGGTCATCCGGGTTTAGcctgccgcctccgcctAGTCACACACCGCCAGTGCAATCAGGCATGAGCGCGTTTAACAAGCCTGCAACCAACAGCGGCATCGGGATGATGGGTCAACAATCGATGAGCAGTATGAGCAGCATGGGCTCACGGCCTGGAATGAGTATGGGCAACATGGGGATGGCGTCGGGTGGGAGCATGAACAGCATGATGAACAGCAACTTAGGCTCGATTAGCACGGCTGGGCctcagcaacaacagcagcagaagccGCAGCAGAAGAGCGGGTTGGACAAATACGAAAGTCTCATTTAG
- a CDS encoding 5'/3'-nucleotidase SurE encodes MHILLTNDDGPPSPHSSPYVHSLVHQLQQAGHVVSVCLPHTQRSWIGKAHMIGQTVKPLYYRPSTEGLFGTEGTTSTRPSATGAHDEWILVDGTPASCVQIGLHHFFQERGPIDLVVSGPNYGRNTTAVFALSSGTLGGALEAAVCKRKAIALSYAFFSRNHDPVIIEGAARHSVKVVEKLYQQWPAGDEVDLYSVNVPLVEGVETHKTYFTNMLQNYWRDGSCFQEIDGDVGDEDEEEQKIREGAGGEARGGEREETDGEGPGGHKHKHFKWAPRFTDVYQSVEEAAPGNDGWAVKEGYTSVTPLKANFWHAAEQLHQKELILDSPRVDGISKEHAASSTKLPIRSDPTKNKQPVAVTNPKFHALINYEDPYVQPLILGAMQRLFPGAYSLVSTPAGSAGAEAALAAALPSPDTKILHIAPYESLDFDHVAAHPSTALVNSYVIRKALIRKHYLSSTVDHWIAKHPSSSLKTHVKRGEHFEVDYAEFLDDALVEAFDLRESMDRNENIGEGEGDKDNKEWWILKPGMSDRGQGIRLFRSMEELQGIFDEWEEGRPDSDDEDEDEDEEAAKVEGTKGGDYITTSHLRHFIAQPYIHPPLLLPGDARKFHIRTYVLCVGSLDVYVYRPMLALFAGKAYCAPWEDADLDGHLTNTCLQGGQENPALPAVKQFWDLVASGGEEDKGNRGLPVGTAEGIFERICEVTGDIFEAAAREMTIHFQPLGNAFEVFGLDFLVDAEARPWLLEVNSFPDFKQTGGDLKGVVAGFWEESLRTAVGGFFGVEAEGAASGEMIRVRQVELGRR; translated from the exons ATGCACATCCTCCTCACCAACGATGACGGCCCCCCGTCGCCTCATTCCTCCCCTTACGTGCACTCCCTCGTCCACCAACtccagcaggccggccaCGTCGTCTCCGTCTGTCTGCCGCACACCCAACGCTCCTGGATCGGCAAGGCGCACATGATCGGCCAGACTGTGAAACCGCTCTACTATCGCCCCTCCACGGAGGGCCTCTTCGGTACCGAGGGCACGACCTCGACGCGGCCCTCGGCCACCGGCGCCCACGATGAGTGGatactcgtcgacggcacccCGGCCTCGTGCGTGCAGATCGGTCTGCACCACTTCTTCCAGGAGCGCGGCCCcatcgacctcgtcgtcagcgGACCTAACTACGGCCGTAACACGACAGCCGTATTCGCCCTGAGCTCAGGCACATTGGGCGGCgctctcgaggccgccgtctgtaagcgcaaggccatcgccCTGAGCTacgccttcttctcgcggAACCATGACCCCGTCATCATTGAAGGTGCGGCGAGACACTCggtcaaggtcgtcgagaagctgtATCAGCAatggccggccggcgacgaggttgatTTGTACAGCGTCAATGTACCGCTCGTTGAAGGCGTCGAGACGCACAAGACGTACTTTACCAACATGCTGCAAAACTATTGGCGCGACGGCAGCTGCTTCCAGGAGATTGATGGAGatgtcggcgatgaggacgaggaggagcagaagaTCCGAGAGGGGGCTGGTGGTGAGGCACGGGGCGgtgagagagaagagacCGATGGCGAGGGTCCAGGTGGACACAAGCACAAGCACTTCAAGTGGGCGCCGAGATTCACGGATGTGTATCAGAGCGTTGAAGAGGCGGCGCCTGGCAACGATGGGTGGGCTGTCAAGGAGGGCTACACGAG TGTCACGCCGCTCAAGGCCAATTTCTGGCATGCTGCCGAGCAACTTCACCAAAAGGAGTTGATTCT TGATAGCCCTCGGGTCGATGGAATCTCGAAGGAACATGCTGCGTCCTCGACTAAGCTTCCTATTAGAAGCGACCCCACCAAGAACAAGCAGCCAGTCGCCGTCACGAACCCAAAGTTCCACGCCTTGATCAACTATGAGGACCCATATGTCCAGCCTCTCATTCTCGGGGCCATGCAACGGCTCTTCCCTGGCGCCTATTCCCTCGTCTCGACACCGGCCGGATCGGCCggtgccgaggccgccctcgcggcggcTCTCCCGTCCCCGGACACCAAGATCCTGCACATAGCACCGTACGAATCCCTTGATTTCGACCACGTCGCCGCGCACCCGTCCACGGCGCTTGTCAACAGCTATGTCATACGCAAGGCTCTCATCCGGAAACATTATCTCTCGTCGACGGTGGACCACTGGATCGCGAAACACCCTAGCTCTTCGCTCAAGACGCACGTCAAGCGCGGCGAGCACTTTGAGGTTGACTACGCCGAGTTTCTGGACGACGCGCTCGTCGAGGCGTTTGATCTACGGGAGAGCATGGACAGGAACGAGAACATCGGAGAGGGTGAGGGGGACAAGGACAACAAAGAGTGGTGGATATTGAAGCCGGGGATGAGTGACCGCGGGCAGGGGATCCGGCTGTTCAGGTCGATGGAAGAGTTGCAGGGAATTTTTGATGAGTGGGAGGAAGGCAGGcccgacagcgacgacgaggacgaggacgaggacgaagaggcaGCAAAGGTCGAGGGTACAAAGGGAGGTGACTACATAACGACGTCGCACCTCCGCCATTTCATCGCCCAGCCGTACATCCACCCGCCCCTTCTACTCCCGGGCGACGCGCGCAAATTCCACATCCGCACGTACGTCCTCTGCGTCGGCAGCCTCGACGTCTACGTTTACCGGCCGATGCTAGCGCTGTTCGCAGGTAAGGCGTATTGCGCCCCGTGGGAGGATGCGGACCTGGATGGCCACTTGACGAACACCTGCCTCCAGGGCGGGCAGGAGAATCCCGCCCTGCCGGCCGTGAAGCAGTTCTGGGACCTCGTGGCCTCgggaggcgaggaggacaagggcAACCGGGGTTTGCCGGTGGGGACGGCGGAGGGTATATTTGAGCGCATCTGCGAGGTGACGGGGGATATAttcgaggcggcggcgcgcgagATGACGATCCACTTTCAGCCGCTGGGCAACGCATTTGAAGTCTTCGGCCTTGACTTCCTGGTGGATGCCGAGGCGAGGCCGTGGCTGCTCGAGGTGAACTCGTTCCCGGACTTCAAGCAGACAGGTGGGGACCTGaagggcgtcgtcgccgggttCTGGGAGGAGTCGCTGAGAACGGCCGTTGGCGGGTTCTTTGGCGTTGAGGCCGAGGGTGCGGCGTCTGGCGAGATGATCCGCGTCAGACAGGTCGAGCTCGGGAGACGATGA
- a CDS encoding Sir2 family protein: MKTQRAATKAVTVKKRGNNKPKGAAAAYKIDNPNPPENPTLEEIKHAVGLQELEERVKDAKESAWETDSLLEDAIAEMGDAKLSSDDPDSCTPDEAMGLRHQLRALGPAEFCRRTVDAGRYTAKKLLSAFGLKPPGFLEGAEDEAYFSLLSLAISRELSKRAKLFRYNTVDDAVELLQRSKNIIVLTGAGISTSLGIPDFRSKGGLYSQLEHLGLNDPQEVFDISVFKQDPTIFYTVAKDILPSTNRFTPTHAFISMLEKQGKLLTNYTQNIDNLEAKAGISPDKLIQCHGSFATATCVQCRFKCVGEDIFPDIKAGKIPRCPRCIQNLHPNGSTKRKRSAGTERKRRRFSSDDSVSDGEYDMPSAGVMKPDITFFGEALPDEFSRRLTEHDRDKADLVIVIGTSLKVTPVSEIVSWLPANIPQIYISRQAVNHINFDIDLLGDCDIVVSELCRRAGWPLEHEMVPEGQVVDVKPDGGCVSRHIFEVVNPRPQPPLLSQPQSQQSNDSKQRRSRVIKMEHGTAKPKKEPRKPRKSA, translated from the exons ATGAAGACTCAACGGGCGGCAACCAAGGCCGTCACGGTCAAGAAGCGTGGCAACAACAAACccaagggcgccgccgccgcctacaAGATCGACAACCCCAATCCCCCGGAGAACCCAACCCTTGAGGAAATCAagcacgccgtcggcctccaGGAACTCGAGGAACGCGTCAAGGATGCCAAGGAGTCAGCATGGGAGACGGACTCGCTTCTGGAAGATGCCATCGCTGAGATGGGCGATGCGAAACTCTCCTCGGATG ACCCTGACAGCTGCACGCCTGACGAGGCCATGGGTCTGCGCCACCAACTCAGAGCCCTTGGTCCCGCGGAATTCTGTAGAAGAActgtcgatgccggccgctacacggccaagaagctgttGTCAGCTTTTGGCCTCAAGCCGCCCGGcttcctcgagggcgccgaagacgaggcctACTTCAGTCTCTTGTCGCTGGCCATCAGCAGAGAGTTGTCCAAGCGTGCCAAGCTGTTCCGCTACAACACGGTTGACGACGCCGTTGAGCTGCTGCAGCGGAGCAAGAACATCATCGTCCTCACCGGCGCCGGTATCTCGACCTCGCTTGGCATCCCTGACTTCCGCTCAAAAGGCGGCCTTTACTCGCAGCTCGAGCACCTGGGACTAAACGACCCGCAAGAGGTGTTTGACATTTCCGTCTTTAAGCAAGACCCGACCATTTTCTACACCGTCGCCAAGGACATCCTGCCCTCTACCAACCGCTTCACCCCGACTCACGCCTTCATCTCGATGCTCGAGAAGCAGGGCAAGCTGCTCACCAACTACACGCAAAACATTGACAACCTCGAAGCCAAGGCCGGCATCTCGCCTGACAAGCTCATCCAGTGCCATGGCTCGTTTGCCACCGCTACGTGCGTTCAGTGCCGCTTCAAGTGCGTTGGCGAGGACATCTTCCCCGACATCAAGGCCGGCAAGATCCCGCGCTGCCCGCGCTGCATCCAGAACCTCCACCCCAACGGCAGCACGAAGCGCAAGCGGTCGGCGGGTACAGAGCGCAAGCGCCGCAGGTTTAGCTCTGACGACTCGGTTTCGGACGGCGAGTACGATATGCCTAGTGCGGGCGTCATGAAGCCGGACATCACCTTCTTTGGCGAGGCGTTGCCCGACGAGTTCAGCAGGCGCCTGACGGAGCATGACCGTGACAAGGCGGACCTTGTCATCGTCATTGGCACGAGTCTGAAGGTGACACCGGTGTCGGAAATAGTGAGCTGGCTGCCGGCCAATATCCCCCAGATCTACATCTCGCGACAGGCTGTCAACCATATCAACTTCGACATCGACCTGCTCGGCGATTGCGACATTGTCGTCTCGGAGCTTTGCCGCCGTGCCGGCTGGCCGTTAGAGCACGAGATGGTACCCGagggccaggtcgtcgaTGTCAAGCCCGACGGCGGATGCGTCAGCAGGCATATCTTTGAGGTAGTGAACCCTCGACCCCAGCCTCCGCTTCTGTCTCAGCCTCAATCTCAGCAGTCGAACGATTCTAAACAACGACGGTCGCGAGTGATCAAGATGGAGCATGGTACTGCAAAGCCGAAGAAGGAGCCCAGAAAGCCCAGAAAATCTGCCTGA